From the genome of Nocardia mangyaensis:
GGGGTCGCCAGCCGTTCGACGGCAGCGACGAGCGCGAAGGCGATGCCGGCCAGCAGGCTGCAGACCACAGTGATGCCCCAGGCCCGTACCACCTCGCTGGACTGCTGCGCCACGACCAGGGCCGCGCCGAGGCCGTGTTCCTGACCCATGAACTCGCCGATCACGGTGCCGAGCACGGCGGCGGGCACCGCGATCTTGAGTGCGGTCAGGATGTAGGGCAGTGCCGCGAGGAACTGCACCTTGCGCAGGACGAGCACGCGACCACCGCCGTAGGCCCGGACCAGATCCTCGCCGGCCGGGTCCGCGCGGCGCAGCCCGTTGACCGTGCCGACGAGCGAGGCGAAGAACACCGACACCGCGGCCATGATCGCCGAGGTCGCGGGACCGTTGAAGCAGGCAGCGAGAATCGGCGCGATCGCGATCAGCGGGATGCACGCCGAGGCGATCCCGATCTGCAGCACGAGCTTCTCCAGCGCGGGCACGGTCATCACCAGCGCCGCGCACGCGACGGCGGCGACATTGCCCCAGAAGTACCCGACGGCTGCCGAGGTGAGGGTGACCGGTAGATGGGTGCCGTAGAACGCGGCTCCGTCGGCCAGCAGGCCACCGGCGATCTGCACCGGCGCCGCGATGGCGGGCCCGAGTACTCCGGTCATCCCGACGAGCTGCCAGGCCACGAGCACGATCGCGGTGCCACCGAGGCCCAGATACCGCCTGCCGCTCATCGCGCGGGCTCCAGCTCGGCCGCGGCCTCGGTGCCGAACAGGGTGGACGACAGCAGGTCGACGTATTCGTGGAATGCGGCGGTGCGCATCATCGCGGGCGTGCGCGGCCGGGGCAGGTCGATGTCGACGACCTTCTGGACGCGACCGGGCCGCGCGCTCATCACGACGACCTTGTCCGAGAGGAACACCGCTTCGCCGATCCCGTGGGTGACCATGAGGGTGGTGGCCGGGCGTTCGGTCCAGATGCGCAGCAGTTCGACATTGAGGTTCTGGCGGGTCATGTCGTCGAGCGCGCCGAACGGTTCGTCGAGCAACAGCACCTGTGGCTTGACCACCAGCGCGCGAGCGATCGCGACCCGCTGGCGCATCC
Proteins encoded in this window:
- a CDS encoding ABC transporter permease — its product is MSGRRYLGLGGTAIVLVAWQLVGMTGVLGPAIAAPVQIAGGLLADGAAFYGTHLPVTLTSAAVGYFWGNVAAVACAALVMTVPALEKLVLQIGIASACIPLIAIAPILAACFNGPATSAIMAAVSVFFASLVGTVNGLRRADPAGEDLVRAYGGGRVLVLRKVQFLAALPYILTALKIAVPAAVLGTVIGEFMGQEHGLGAALVVAQQSSEVVRAWGITVVCSLLAGIAFALVAAVERLATPWAPSTAGDRS